In Candidatus Hamiltonella defensa 5AT (Acyrthosiphon pisum), one genomic interval encodes:
- a CDS encoding M48 family metalloprotease, giving the protein MIFTTYPFKMSVIFLAGALFWPMSVSPKPTAEDSLPDMGTTAGATLSIAQEIEIGDFYLREMHSHAPFIYDPLLNQYIHSLGKKLVDHAQSVKTPFHFYLLNNNQINASAFLGGNVVVNSGLFFYTDNESELASVLAHEISHITQRHLARAIENNQRLSQLTLTSKLGSLLLFLANPKAGVVAWNSSLALAQQDILSLSQSNEQEADRIGLKLLQASGFNAHAMTDFLEKLADESRYTSKPPEMLLTHPLPESRLVDIYNRANQISRHPVVSSQDYLFAKVRLHGLFELKKNFNEFLKPLKKGTASERLAAEYGQAILWYQNKKYDKARQILQTLSVTYPDNIWFLDLMTDIDLSQNKAAQAITRLKKARVAKQHQLIWQLNLANAYIKAGESAQAVSLLRRYTFEHPNDMNGWDLLIKAALAKRWRDQALAAHAENAALKGDFSQAIGLLSDASNLVPLGSLQQARYDARIDQLRQLEQRFKKYQK; this is encoded by the coding sequence ATGATATTCACAACATACCCCTTTAAAATGTCGGTGATTTTTTTAGCAGGAGCGCTTTTTTGGCCTATGTCAGTCAGTCCAAAGCCAACAGCAGAAGATTCACTCCCTGATATGGGTACAACCGCTGGAGCGACACTCAGTATTGCTCAAGAAATAGAAATAGGAGATTTTTATCTTCGTGAAATGCATTCTCATGCACCATTCATCTATGATCCTCTATTAAATCAGTACATCCATTCCCTGGGTAAGAAATTGGTGGATCATGCGCAGTCTGTTAAAACACCTTTCCATTTTTATTTACTTAACAATAATCAAATCAATGCTTCTGCTTTTTTGGGCGGAAATGTGGTGGTGAATTCGGGATTATTTTTTTATACCGATAATGAAAGCGAACTGGCTTCTGTTTTGGCCCATGAAATTTCGCATATTACTCAGCGGCACCTTGCTCGTGCTATAGAAAACAATCAACGTCTGTCTCAACTAACCTTAACCAGCAAATTGGGATCTCTTTTATTGTTTTTGGCAAATCCAAAAGCCGGTGTGGTGGCATGGAATTCTTCTTTGGCATTAGCACAGCAAGACATACTCAGCCTCAGTCAATCGAATGAACAGGAAGCTGATCGTATTGGGCTAAAATTATTACAGGCATCGGGTTTTAATGCGCACGCCATGACTGATTTTTTAGAAAAACTGGCCGATGAATCACGTTACACCAGTAAACCTCCCGAAATGTTATTAACTCATCCTTTACCAGAAAGTCGGCTTGTTGATATTTATAATCGTGCCAACCAAATATCCAGGCACCCTGTGGTTTCTTCGCAGGATTATCTTTTCGCAAAAGTGCGTTTACATGGCCTGTTTGAATTAAAGAAAAATTTTAACGAATTTCTCAAACCCTTGAAAAAAGGCACCGCTTCTGAACGATTAGCGGCAGAATATGGGCAAGCGATTTTATGGTATCAAAATAAAAAATACGATAAAGCCCGCCAGATTTTACAAACACTATCAGTAACGTACCCAGATAATATCTGGTTTCTTGATTTAATGACCGATATTGATTTATCTCAAAATAAAGCGGCTCAGGCGATCACTCGATTAAAAAAAGCCAGGGTGGCGAAGCAACATCAGCTCATATGGCAGCTTAATCTGGCGAATGCCTACATCAAGGCAGGTGAGTCTGCGCAGGCGGTTTCTTTATTACGCCGTTACACCTTTGAACATCCCAATGATATGAATGGTTGGGATTTACTGATTAAGGCCGCTCTGGCTAAAAGATGGCGGGATCAAGCCCTCGCGGCTCATGCAGAAAATGCCGCCTTGAAAGGAGATTTTTCTCAAGCCATAGGATTACTAAGTGATGCCAGTAATCTGGTTCCTCTGGGGAGCCTGCAACAGGCGCGCTATGATGCTCGTATTGATCAACTCAGACAACTAGAGCAGCGTTTTAAAAAATATCAAAAATAA